The Macadamia integrifolia cultivar HAES 741 chromosome 3, SCU_Mint_v3, whole genome shotgun sequence genome segment AACaacacaggaaaaaaaaaacaaataaattcaagatagagagagagggaattaaGGGGGTATTGAAACTTAAAACCTTCACATCTCCTGAGTTTACTTGGACCTCTTCTGAGAGCCAAGGGCTTTGGCAATGGATTGGACTATACGTCGCTGGGATTTGATAATCATCTCCGTCCTCTTGCTCTCCATCTCCACTCTATACTTCTCTGTCTccttcatcatctccatcttCATATTCTCTATCCGAACAAACCCTTCCCCAAATGCTCTAACCACCGAAGCCAATTCCGAAATCGGGTCAactccctcttcctcctccccctcctcctcatCCATCCCGAAAGATTTTCTCTTGCGAAACATTGGATTCCTTAAAAACCTAGAAGCCCCAGGAGGCCCTGCTACTCCACCGCCACGACCACCATCATTCCACTGCTGAGGATACGGTGAGGCCATTGGTGGTCGGCGAAGTATGTGATTGATGCTTCGAGATTTATTAGCttcgtcgtcatcatcgtcatcatcttcgTCTCCGTCTCCGTCATCGTCGTCTTCATAGTCATCGTCTCTGTTACGATGCAGATCGATGGCGGCAATGGGAAGGGCCCCGATCGGGAATGGCCCAAATTCCATCCGTTCCATGAGGTTGAAGTAaggccaaagagagagagacgaacGTTTCTTGTCTGAGCGGTAGCGCTGGCGAAGCTTCTCCATCTTGTGGCGGCACTGAGTAGCAGTCTTCGAGAGCTCCTCGTAGCCGCACCGAGCAGCGACGGTGATGGCGACTTCTTCCCATTGGCTCGCCTTGAGCTGGCCCCGTTTCAGAGAGTACCATTTTCCCTGGTAGGCTTCGATGAGGTGTACGGTCTCCATGTGAGACCATGGCACAGGAGAAATTTTCTTCGATTGAGGAGTGGAAAGGGGTGAGGGCTGGGGCTCGTGCGTAGAGGGTTTTTTCTCCGgcggtggtagtggtggtgctCCATCGGGAGCAGATGAGGAAGCGGCAGCCATAGAATGTGTCAAGACGGGCACTTTATGTATAATAAGATTAGGGTTTTTACAGGGTGATCTTTAATAGCTGGTTATGGTTTGGTGGTGGTGGGAGCGGGCGGCGGCGCCGCTGGTGGTTACTGGTGAGTGGTGGTGTCACAAAAGGAAAGGGATTACAGAGATTAGTTAATCTAAAATGCGCCGGTAGGTACGCTGAAAACCAAAATGGCTTGCAAGCCGGACTTGTGAGTTGCGAGTTGCGACTCACAAGTCCTAACTCGCGATAGACTCCAGTTTGGGTTCATCACCCACCTGTCAATGCCGGTACAAATTGACCCTAGTTATGCCATGAGGCATGAACCTACCATAGTCAATCATGACTCATGACTCAAAGTAGCCTTATAGTGTCTATACCGCTTTTTCGGGAATCACCTTCAAGAAAAGACTCAAATAGCGACTTCTAAGGtttagatatttttttaaatgtttttatagTAGTGTTTTGAGAACAGAAATATTTGCGTGTTTAATAAATCTGTTTCTTGAATCGTTTTTTACATATGAATCATTATATATGGCAAACAAGATCTACTGTACATTTTCAAAAGAAATCAATCCAATAGGCATAATATTGTAAGAGATTTggtaaaaaatcaattaaatgaGAGAATGATCTATTCTAATCAAACCAAAGATTCAACCATAACACATATGAAAGAATGGATTCATTATAAAAGTCctagccaaaaaaaataaactaattcCAACATGAGAGCTTACCTGAAACCAAATGCTTGAGAAGAATTGTAAAAGAGATTCAAGATGGTAGATAACAAGTCGCTTAACGAAAttactagaactaaagagaaatTCCCCAAGAAATGGAGCTTCTTATGTTGAAACCACCATTAAACCAAAGTAAAATGGAAGAATAGAAGCTACAAGGAGgttcttataaaaataaaaaattggaagAGGAAAGGTGAGACCCTAGCCGATTGAACCCCAAAACACCATTAGGATTTCAAGCTCACAAACAGAAGAAGGAATTTTCTTGCCATACTAAGAAAATAAGATAGCATACCGAATTAGGAAGATCTACGGCTAACTTGTGAAACCCCCAACACAAGTTATGAAAGCATTATTAGAATCCAACACACATCTTCCTAATCATATACGAAATCCCCTTATTTTAGGGCTTAAATTAGAGAAGGGTTAAATGCTTATTGTTCTTGCAGCAAATAACCAACGCACAGGTGCAAGGAAGGTCGATCTTCCAAATCGACAATCCAAGATGATGGAAATCAAGGTCAATCGACCAAATTTGCAGAGAAGGTTCAAGAGCCAACAAGTAATGGCTGTTTGTGCACACAATAGCAACGGTAGAGAGCAACGAAGGGCGATCCATTCATAAGATGCAGTTTAGGGTTAAATAGCTTTTGGGAAGAGTAGGGTGTACCTTGCAGAAGATTGGAGAGCAGTGAAAGTGGAAACCCAAGCTTTGATCTTGTAATTCTGCGGTCACTGTTCAAACTTTTCCTTTCACAAGTTGCAGAAGGTTCACGAGTTATTGGGAAGTGATAAGACCATTCATCGAGTTGCAGAGGGTTCACGAGAATTGTAGAGGGAGTCCTGTTGTTCATTGAGATGCAGAGATGTGGAGTCCACTTTTGAGCTTGAGAAGAGAAGCGTGAGGCACTTCTCACTATTGAGCATTTTTAATCAGGCACAGATTCACAAATTGTTGCCTTCACTTGTTTCCAGAAATGATGAAACCGTCATAGTCGTTTCTtgtaacataaattttcataaaattcatatttacaattctaaaaataagtggAACGGAACAAGATTATCAAACGATTTTTACCCCATTTCTCCATTTATAGGAACAGAAAAACACAGAAATGCGTTTCTAGGAATGTTGTCAAATAGGGCCTTAGATTGGttgtgaaaaaataaatagaaaatgaaaaaaaaattaaaaatttttaatttgagGAAGGAGATAGATAGTAACTCAATCATTATGCCATtttatgtttctctctcctcaaattcaatttttttttttcttctcttttatgtcGTTGTGTTGACAACCAAATTAAGCCTAAGTTTTGGGATTttattaaaagtaaaaaaaaaaattaagattaggGAAAACGCTAGGCACACTGTCACAGTGCCAGTAGGTGCCAGCAAATGCCATCCTCTCTTCATCCCTTTTGGAAAACAAAACCCCTTGCTCTCTTGTGTCCATTCTTGTGATTGGTACATATTGCTAGTTTATTGAAAGTTGGCAACATATGCCCAATCCTCTCCCATTTAGCTTAATACCCATTGTAGATGCCAGTAGGTGCCAGCAAATGCCATCCTCTCTTCATCccctttggggaaaaaaaaaatccggtGCTCTCTTGTACCAAGTTTTGAAATTGGTACATGTTGCTAGTTTATCGAAAGTTGGCAGCATATGCCCAATCCTTTCCCATTTAGCTTAATACCCATTGTGGATGTCAGTAAGTGCCAGCAGATGCCATCCTCTCCATCCCCtttggggaaataaaaaaaaaaaccttgctcACTTGCGTCCAGTCTTGTGATTGATACATGTTGCTAGTTTATCGAAAGTTGGCAGCATATGACCAATCCTTTCCCATTTAGCTTAATACCCATTGTGGATGCCAATAGGTGCCAACAAATGCCATCCTCTCTTCATCCcctttgggggaaaaaaaaagtcccctTGCTCTCTTGTTTCCAATCTTGTGATTGGTACATATTGCTATTATCGAAAGTTGACAGCATATGCCCAATCATCTCCCATTTAACTTAATACCCATTGTGGATGCCCGTAGGTGCCAGCAAATGCCATCCTCTCTTCATCTCCTTTGGGAAGGAAAAAAACCCTTGCTCTCTTGTGTCCAGTCTTGTGATTGGTACATGTTGCTAGTTTATTAAAAGTTGGCAGCATATGCCCAATCGTCTCCCATTTAACTTAATACCCATTGTGGATCCCAGTAGGTGTCAGCAAATGCCATCCTCTCTTCATCCCTTTTGGAAAACAAAACCCCTTGCTCTCTTGTGTCCAGTCTTGTGATTGGTACATATTGCTAGTTTATCGAAAGTTTGCAGCATATGCCCAATCCTCTCCCATTTAGCTTAATACCCATTGTGGATGCCCGTAGGTGCCAGCAAATGCCATCCTCTCTTCATCccctttgaaagaaaaaataaataaataaataacccttTGCTCTCTTGCTCTTGTGATTGGTACATGTTGCTAGTTTATCCAAAGTTTGCAGCATATGCTTACTCCTCTCCCATTTAGCTTAATACCCATTGTCAATGACATTCTATctataattttagatttttctttagTAGTGTTTAATTTCATCCCTAGGTCTTTCAATAAGGATGCACATTTTCTTTCTATTGGggccatggatttagttcttcgGTATCAGGACCGGTATAGGTCTGTGCTGATACCAATCCGGATAGGTATCAAAGGGGATCGACAGGCATTGATCACTTTTGCCCCTTGCTTTTCAGAGaaagtttgtttttttttttttttttacctccaaAATATAACCGATCCAGATCGGTCAAGGATTGGTCTTAGCCGAAATCAATACGATACAACCGATACGacaccgatacttgaaaccatggttgagGCTGTCAAGTGTCATCTCTCTAGAACATTGTGGTTAAACCTCCTTCTATTTTTTGTAATCTtgttcccccccacccccccacccccacccccaccaatcataattttttcttaGTCAAGTTTGCTTAATATTATTTTAGTANNNNNNNNNNNNNNNNNNNNaaatttttttttttacctcaaaGCTTGCTATTAGGAATTTGAAATCAAGGATTcatagagaaattttttttttttttttttttttggtagaattcatAGAAattgttaatatatatatatatatatatactaacaAACTTGCACGTGCACGTGTTGGCATTCGATAAGTGGCAGACAGAAAATACTTGTAACCTatgaatttttaatatttatgctTTTAGAAAGTACTTTAAGTCTTaacccataaatattttttcttaattttacaCACATAATTATTACAAAGAGTAGATTGGCCTCAAAAGAATTTAGCATTTTAAAAAGTTTCATTGAAGAAATGGTTCTTAATTAGTTTTGATATCCAAGTAGAAGCTCATATTGTTCAAAGTGATTGACTCCTGCAAACTTCTTCCCGCCAATAATAAGTTATCAAAATACCCATAAAGAATTAATCTTTTGGATGGTGTGGTAATGCTTGAGATGTAACTAAGGACACAATTGAGTTCTCTACTTTATGTTCTTATCTTTATCCTTTCAAGTCCTCTTGGAATCGGTGGTACGCATAATGCTCCATGACAAGATGGAAAGTAAATCAAACCTTTTAATAGAAACCATTCTCAGAAGATGGAATCTAGATTATTTTGATAAGTTTTAAATTAGAAAATGTATAATTTAAGTGGCAAAGACCACAACAGTGGCTAAGATATGAAGTCTTTAAATTGGTCATATTCTCTGTTTAGTTTCCAAGCATAACAGTGAAATAGTTGGTGAAGAGAGAAGCAAAGTACAAGGCATACTAAATCAAGTTGAAAGCAAAGATAATGAATAAACCATCTTCATATGTCTACACTGTGCAtagaattttaatttataaaaatagaatATTACAGAAAtcaaactccaaaaaaataattgataaaatacTGAAATTTTTGCCTACAAATTCTGCAAAACAAATCAGTGCATGGacctttcaattaaaaaataaaaaaaaaaatgaaaaaacaaaggaaatataaagaaatcaaactaaaaaaaaataccctaGAAAAACATAGGAAATTACTGAAGGATGAATTCAGGTAGATCATTCAGTTGCTTACCCTGATGCGAAACAAAGATATAAGAAAGATTTCTTCAACAaaattgacttaaaaaaaaaggatctttCGGCCTCTCATGCCTTGTCTTGTCTCATCTCATGTCGTCTCTTTTCTGCAAGAGCCAAGGAAGAGTTAACCAAGATGGAACCTATTTGGTTTCCTCAATTAATAGTTCAATCAGTTATCAAGATGAACAAAATAAGTTCTCCTTCAGCCTAAAATACTCTTCAGCCCCCttaaacaaagagagagagagagagagagagaaagagagagagagagagagagagagagagaggaatcttACCTTGAGGTAGAGAATTGGCAAAGTTCTAGAGGCTTTTGGGTTGTAGATGACAATTGGGAACATAGTGCACGAGGGAGATATGATCAACTGTTGAGAGCCAgaaaatgtgtgtgtgtgtgtgtgtgtgtgtgagagagagagagagagagagagagagagagagagagagagtgtgaggATCGTTCGGTGGTCTCTCTTCTTGGAGGCTTATAGTCGTGTTGTCTTTTGGTGGTCTACCTTCTAGGAGGCTTTTGGGTTGCAAACGATGGTTGGGAACACTGTGCACGAGAGAGACCTTTCTTCTCTATAGTTTCACTTGGATTTCTTGCTGGTTAGAGagacccttcttcttctattgttttcCCTCCTAGAGCAGGGATTCTTCTATCtcttatatattttaaatatttattttttatataaaagaataataaataaatatttctgCAATTAAAGCTATGTTGGGGTAACCATAAGGTGAGGTGGCAAGCGAGATTAAGGATTTCATATTGATCCCTATTATTTCCCAATCCCTAAATAATGACTCATGATTTGATTCCTTAAGTCCTAATTATTAGGGATGTTtacttctcctttctcccccaCATTTAGGGATAGAAGAGTGGGGAGGGagtgaataattatggagagattaacaaaggtaaatatggagagagagagagagagagagagagagagagagagagagagagagagagattggggAGGAAGAAACGTTAGAGGATgagggagttttttttttaaataataataattatagagagagtgagagagatttaaggaggagcaaTAGCAAGAATGCCCACGTGGGTTATTATGTgccattttttctcttccatttggaggggttttttggtcagttagaattttttttttttttttttatagatgttAATgatcatttatgtttttttgaaaaagtaaaCCAAAGACAG includes the following:
- the LOC122074345 gene encoding uncharacterized protein LOC122074345; this translates as MAAASSSAPDGAPPLPPPEKKPSTHEPQPSPLSTPQSKKISPVPWSHMETVHLIEAYQGKWYSLKRGQLKASQWEEVAITVAARCGYEELSKTATQCRHKMEKLRQRYRSDKKRSSLSLWPYFNLMERMEFGPFPIGALPIAAIDLHRNRDDDYEDDDDGDGDEDDDDDDDEANKSRSINHILRRPPMASPYPQQWNDGGRGGGVAGPPGASRFLRNPMFRKRKSFGMDEEEGEEEEGVDPISELASVVRAFGEGFVRIENMKMEMMKETEKYRVEMESKRTEMIIKSQRRIVQSIAKALGSQKRSK